The genomic window GTTCTTGCCGCGCGGGCCATCCTTGCCGGCCAGCAGGTCTTCCACGTAGGCCTGCATCGGCGCTTCCCAGTGCCGCTGGTTGGACATGTTGATGGCGAACTCCTGGGTGGCCGCCGGGATCTGCATGTTCTCGGTGGTCAGCACGAACTCGCCGGTTTCGCGGTCCAGGGTGAAGGCATGGGTACCGTGGCCGACGGTCAGCACCAGCTGCGTGCTGGGCCCGTAGATGCAGTAACCGGCGGCGATCTGCCTGCTGCCCGGCTGCAGGAAGGCGTCATCGCCAGGCAGTTCGACGTTGGTCGGGCAGCGCAGCACCGAGAAGATGGTGCCGACGGAGACGTTGACGTCGATGTTGGAACTGCCATCCAGGGGATCGAACAGCAGCAGGAAATCGCCGCGCGGGTAGATGTCCGGCACCGGCTGGCTGTGGTCCATCTCCTCCGAGGCGCAGGCGGCGAGGTGGCCACCCCAGGCGTTGGCTTCCAGCAGGATCTCGTTGCTGATGACATCCAGCTTCTTCTGCGCTTCGCCCTGCACGTTGCCAGTACCGGCCTCGCCGAGCACGCCACCGAGGGCGCCCTTGCTGACGGCGATGGAGATGCTGGTGCAGGCGCGGGCGACGACCGCGATCAGCTGGCGCAGATCGGCGTTGATGCGGCCGGCGTGCTGCTGCTGGATCAGGAAGCGGGTCAACGAGGTACGGGACATGAGCGGGCAGGTCTCGGCAGCGGGAAAACGCCTATTGTCGCCCGTCTGGCGGGGCCGTGCGTGAGCGCGGGAAGGCGTAATCGTTTCCAGATGCGTTGCGCTCGTGGCGCCTTCCTTTTATCGAGGCTCGTGGGAGGGGGAGGCGATGCAGGACACGCTGCAAGTACGTCCATGTAAGCTCGATGGCGCCATCCATGGCGCCAACGGTCCTGCATCGCCTCCCCCTCCCACGCGCTTCAGGGTTCGCCGCGAGCGCGGTGGGGATGGCAAAGGCAAGAGCAAAAAACAAAGGCGCCTTTCGGCGCCTTTGTCTTCAATCCACTTGAGCGTTGCTTCAGCCCTTGGCGACGGTGGCCACGGCCTTGGCGACGTACTCCAGGTTGTTCTGGTTCAGCGCGGCCACGCAGATGCGGCCGGTGCCGACGGCGTAGATACCGAACTCGTCGCGCAGGCGCTCGACCTGTTCGCGGCTCAGGCCCGAGTAGGAGAACATGCCTGCCTGCTCGTTGATGAAACCGAACTGCGGGGCACCGGCAGCGGCCAGCTTCTCGACCAGGCCCTGGCGCAGGGCGTGGATGCGCTCGCGCATCTCGGTCAGTTCCTGCTCCCACATCGCGCGCAGCTCGGGGTTGGTCAGCACACCGGCAACCAGCGCGGCACCGTGGGTGGACGGACTGGAGTAGATCGTGCGGATCACGCGCTTGACCTGCGACTGCACCGCCTTGGCGTCCGCGGCGGTCGGCGCGACCATCGACAGCGCACCCACGCGCTCGCCGTACAGCGAGAACGACTTGGAGTACGAGTTGGCGACGATGAAGCTGTCGATGCCGGCCTCGGCGATGATGCGCACGGCAGCGCCATCCTGCTCGATGCCCTTGTCGAAGCCCTGGTAGGCCATGTCGATGAAGGGGAACAGCTGCTTGTCCTTGAGCAGCTGGGCCACCTGCTTCCACTGGCTGACGGTGAGGTCGGCGCCGGTGGGGTTGTGGCAGCAGGCATGCAGCAGCACCACGGTACCGGCCTGCAGCTTGCCCAGATCGGCCAGCATGCCGTCGAAATCAACGCCATGGGTGGTCGGGTCGAAGTAGGTGTAATCCACCACCTCGAAACCCGCGGCACTGAACACCGCGCGGTGGTTCTCCCAGCTCGGGTTGCTCAGGGCGACGGTGGCGTGCGGCAGCAGCTTCTTCAGCACGTCGGCGCCGACGCGCAGCGCACCACTGCCACCGACGGTCTGCGCGGTGGTGACGCGGCCGGCGGCCAGCAGCGGCGAGTCCTTGCCGAACACCAGCTCACGGGTGGCCTGGGTGTACGCCGGCAGGCCATCGATCGGCAGGTAGCCGCGCGGTTTGGCTTCAGCGGCGAGCTGCTGCTCGATCTGCTTGACGGCGCGCAGCAGCGGAATGCGGCCGCTCTCGTCGTAGTAGATGCCCACACCCAGGTTGACCTTGGTCGGGCGGCTGTCGGCGTTGTACGCCTCGGTCAGGCCCAGGATCGGGTCGCCTGGGACCAGTTCCACGTTTGCAAAGAAGGACACGGCGGTACTCGTTCGGTAGACGGAAAGGGGGAGGAATTGCGCCACGCGGCTTGCGGCCTGTCGGCCGAAACCGACCCATCGTAACAAAGCCGGCCGGGGCTGGACGCCGCCATCGTCATCCGTGGCCCCGTACCATGGCGTGCGTTGCCGCCCGATCCATCAACCTGAATCATGAATCCTGCTGCACGACGTAACTGCCTACTGTCCTCGGCCCTGTTGCTGTCGCCCCTGGCAGCGGCCGGCGCTCCCGCGCCGAGCACCCTGCCCACGGTGCAGGTGCAGGCGGCGCGGGTGCAGGGGGTGGATCCCTTCGCTCTGCCGGGCAGTCTGGACACGGTCTGGATCGACCCCGACCGGGCCGGTCCGGGCGTGCAGCTGTCCGAGGCCCTGGGCGGAGTGCCCGGTCTGCTGGCCCGTGACCGGCAGAACTTCGCCCAGGACACCCAGCTGTCGATCCGTGGCTTCGGCGCGCGCTCGACCTTTGGCGTGCGCGGGGTCCGGGTGCTGATCGACGGCGTGCCGGCCACCATGCCTGATGGCCAGGGCCAGCTGTCGCACGCCAGCCTGCTCGGTGCCGAGCGCGTCGAAGTCCTGCGCGGGCCGTTCTCGGCCCTGTACGGCAACTCCTCCGGCGGCGTGCTGCAGGTGTGGAGCGCGCAGGGCCAGGCCGGTGATCCCTGGCGGCTGCGGGTGAACGCGGGTGCCGACGCGACAGTCAGCGTCGGCGCCCAGCTGCGCGGCGCGGGCAGGGGCATCGACTACAACATCGCGGCCAACCACTTCCGAACCGATGGCTGGCGCGACCACAGCCGCGCACGCCGCGAATCGCTCAATGCCCGCTTCGGCACCGAGCTGGGCGGCGGCCGCCTGGAGCTGCTGCTCAACGCGCTGCAGGCCCCGGATGCACAGGATCCGCTGGGCCTGACCCGCGCACAGGTGGCCGCCGATCCACGCCAGGCGACGGCGGTGGCGGCGCAGTACAACACCCGCAAGTCGGTGCGCCAGCAGCAGGCCGGCCTGCGCTGGACCCGGGAAACCGGCGCGCAGCGCTGGCAACTGATGGGATATGCCGGCCAGCGCACCGTGACCCAGTTCCTGCCGATTCCACCCGCGCCGCAGGCCAACCCGCTGCACGCCGGTGGGGTGATCGACCTGGACGGCGGCTACGGCGGACTGGATGCGCGCTGGGGCTGGAACGGCGATGTGGCGGGGCGCCCGCTGGACCTGGTGGTCGGGATCAACGCCGACCGCCAGCGCCAGCACCGCACCGGTTACGAGAACGTCGTCGGCAGCCTGCTGGGCGTGCGCGGCCGGCTGCGCCGCGACCAGATCGATGTGGTGCAGAACCTGGATCAGTTCGCCCAGCTGTGGTGGCAATGGAGCCCGCGCTGGTCGCTGCTGGCGGGCGTGCGCCACAGCGCGGTGCGCTTCGAATCGGATGATCGCTACATCGTCGGCCGCAACCCGGATGACAGCGGCCACCGTCGTTACCAGGCCACCACGCCGGTGGCGGGCGTCAGTTTCGAGGCCAGCCCGCAGTGGCGTCTGCACGCCGCGGTGGGGCGCGGCTTCGAGACGCCGACCTTCAACGAGCTGGGCTATCGCGCCGACGGGCAGGCCGGATTGGCGCTGGACCTTGCCGCCGCACGCAGCCGCAACCTGGAGGTCGGCAGCAAGTGGCGTGCGCAGGATGGAACCCAGCTCGATATCAGCCTGTTCCGTGCAGATACCGACAATGAGCTGGCTGTTGCCAGCAACAGCAACGGTCGCAGCACCTACCGCAACATCGGCCGCACCCGCCGCCAGGGCGTGGAACTGCAGTACCGCCATCCGCTGACCGAGCAGCTGGCGCTGCAGCTGGCCTGGACCCGGCTGCAGGCGCAGGTGCGCTCGCCGTACCTGACCGCCAACGCAGTGGTCGCCGCCGGCACCCGTCTTCCCGGCGTGCCGCGGCAACAGGCCTTCGCCCGCCTGCAGTGGACCCCGGGGGACTGGCAGTGGGCCGTGGAAGGCAGCGCCGGCAGCGACGTGGTGGTGAATGACCTGGCGACCGATCGCGCGCCGGGCTACGCCGTGCTGAACCTGGAAGCCGGACGTCGCTGGACGCTGCAGGCCGGTGAACTGCGCGCGTTTGCCCGCATCGACAATGCGCTCGACCAGCGCTACATCGGCTCGGTGATCGTCAATGATGGCAACGGCCGGTTCTTCGAGCCGGGCCCGGACCGTCGCGCGGGCGTGGGGCTGCAGTGGTCCTGGCGTTAGGCGGCCCCCGGTAGCGCCGGGCCATGCCCGGCGGATCCGTCACGTCCGCGCTGCGCGCTCGGCGGGCATGGCCCGGCGTTACCGCTCAGTCGGGGGCCTTGGCCGGTACGAACGGCGAGGTCGGGTCGCTGGCCGGGAAGGTCTCCTCCAGCGCTTCATCCTGATTGTCGCTGGCATGCTGCTTGCGCTCGCGGCGCTTGAGCGGACTCTCCTGGCCACCGCGGTTGCGGTCGCCGCAGTCCTTGCGGTCCTGTGCGGCCTGCTCGGATTCGCGTTTCACCGGCAGGGCATCGCTGCCCTGCATGAACGGTGCACCGGTCCCGCGGTAGTCGGCATCGTCGTTGTCATGCTTGGCACGCTGCTCGCCCGGCAGCGGGGCGTGGGTCTCACGCAGGGGGTCACGGGTGGTCATGGCGGTCTCCTCTGGCAGGGCTCCACTACAGCGCGTGGAAGGTAAAGCCACCGCGAACCCGGCGTCATGAACATCTTTGTCACGACTGGCTAACGGCACCGCGCGTATTCCTGCCCACCCGCCCTGCTGCAGGAGCCGGCCATGCCGCGTCTTGAACGCCCCGCCCCGTCCGTGTTCAACGCCCTGCTGGACCCGCTCGGCCCGCGCACCGCGCCGCGTCGCGCGCGTCGCCATGAAGACCCGCAGGCGGTGGCGCAGGACTACCTGCAGTACATGCTGAGCGACTACGAACAGCGCCGCGGCCACGGCCACCGCAACTGGCGCGACCTGTGCCCGGTCTACGCCTTCGCGCTGACCACCCACGCCGCCGACTGGCCGCGTGGCGGCGCGGCCGAGACCTGCGAGGAGCTGGCCGAGCACTGGGAGCAGATGCGCGGGCAGTCGCGGCTGAGCTGGGCGCAGGCACAGCCGGTGGTGGAAGACGCCTGGCGCGCGCTGGACCACATCCCGGCCGCCGCCGTGAAGCCGCTGCTGCAGTAGCGCCGGGCCATGCCCGGCGAGCGCGCAGCGCGGCCGCAGGGGATGCAGACGCCAGCGCGGCGGCAGGGGACGCAGACGCCAGCGCGGCGGCAGGGGACGCAGACGCCAGCACGGCGGCAGCGGCCATCGCCCGGCCATGCCCCCTGTAGAACCGCCCTGCACGGCGTCGACACGGATGGTTGACACCGCCCGGACCAAGCTGGAGGTCCTGCCCTGCTGCTGGTGTACCCATGGCCCGCCCGATCTGGACCGGTACCCTCTCCTTCGGCCTGCTCAACGTGCCGGTTTCGCTGATGTCCGGTGAGCGCAAGGTCGACCTGCACTTCCGCATGCTTGATTCGCGCGACCGCAAGCCGATCCGCTTCGAGCGGGTCAACGCCGATACCGGCGAAGAGGTGCCCTGGAAGGACATCGTCAAGGCCTACGAATACGACAAGGGCAGCTATGTGGTGCTGGAGGACAGCGATATCCGCTCGGCCGCGCCGGAGAGCCATGAGACGGTCGAGGTGGAGACCTTCGTCGATGCCACGCAGATCGATCCCCGCTATTACGAGAAGCCCTATCTGCTGGTGCCCGGCAAGAAGGCCGAGAAGGGCTATGTGCTGCTGCGCCAGACACTGCGCAGCACCGGCAAGGTCGGCATCGCGCGGGTGGTGGTGCGCACGCGCGAATACCTGTGCGCAGTGATGCCCAACGACGATGCGCTGGTGCTGATGATCCTGCGCTATCCACAGGAACTGGTGGAGCCGGACGACTACAAGCTGCCCACCGGCAGCCCGTCCGACTACCGCATCACCAGCAAGGAAACGGCGATGGCCGAGCAGCTGATCGAATCGATGGCCGGCGACTGGGATCCCTCGCAGTACCACGATGAGTTCCGCGAGCGCCTGCAGCAGGTGTTGAACAAGCGCATCCGATCCAAGGGCGGCACCACGACGGTGGAGGAAGAGCCGGCACCGCGCGAGGATGCGACCACCAACGTGGTGGACTTCATGGCCCTGTTGCAGAAGAGCCTGGATGCGAACAAGCGCACGCCGGCGAAGAAGACCGCCGCGCGCCGGGCGCCGGCAAAGAAGGCGGCGAAGAAGACGGTGAAGAAGGCCGCGAAGAAGGCGGCCGGAAGAACGGCGGCCAAGGTGGCGAAGAAGGCCCCCGCCCGACGCAGGGCGGGGTGAGTCGTGTCGCTGCACCAGTACCGTCGCAAGCGGCGCCTCGGCGGTGGCAGCGGGCAGACGCCGGAACCGGACGATGCACCGGCCCATGGCGATCCGCGGCGGCGGCCGATCTTCGTCATCCAGCTGCACCATGCCAGCTCGCGCCACTACGATTTCCGCCTGGAAATGGATGGCGTGCTGAAAAGCTGGGCGGTGCCGAAGGGGCCGTCGTTGCGGGTCGGAGAGAAGCGCCTGGCAGTGGAAGTGGAGGATCATCCGCTGTCCTATGCCGGCTTTGAAGGTGATATCCCGCAGGGCCACTACGGCGCCGGCCATGTGCAGGTGTTCGACCACGGCAGCTGGGCCTGCGAAGGCGATCCGCTGGCGGCCTTGGCGGCGGGCAAGATCGACTTCGTGCTGCATGGGCAGCGCCTGGCCGGTGGCTGGAAACTGGTGCGCACGGCAATGAAGGGCCGGCAGGTGCAGTGGCTGCTGATCAAGCGCGATGACGACGAGGCCCGCGACGCCGAGGCCGATGATCTGCTGGATGCTGCCGCGCCAGCGAAGAAATCGACGAAGAAGTCGACGAAGAAGTCAGCAAAGAAGGCCGTGCGGGCATCCCCGCGCACATCGGACGCACGTTGGCGGGCGCGCGCGCTGACGCTGGACGGCGCGCGTGACCGCCCCTATCCGCAGGCATTCAAGCCGCAGTTGACCGACCACCGCGACAGCGCGCCGGATGGCGACCGCTGGCTGCACGAGATCAAGTGGGATGGCTACCGGCTGCTGGCCGATCTGCACGACGGTCAGGTCAAGCTGCGATCACGCAACGGCCTGGACTGGACCGCCGACTTCCCCGAGGTGGTGCAGGCGGTACTGGCATTGCCAGTCGGCGATGCGCGCCTGGATGGCGAACTGGTCGTGCTGGACAGCAACGGCCGCAGCGATTTTGCCGCGCTGCAGCGGGTGATCGACGGCAGCTCGAAGCAACCGCTGCGCTACATCGTGTTCGACCTGCCCGGTGTGGCGGGCGTTGATATCAGTCGCGCACCGCTGCACGAGCGCAAGGCGCTGCTGAAGGCGCTGCTCGGTGACACGCCGGGGACGCTTGCCTTCAGCGAGCATGTCATCGACCACGGACCTGCGGTGTTCGATGCCAGCGGCAAGGCCGGCTTCGAAGGCATCGTCAGCAAGCAAGTCGACGCGCCCTACGTGAACACCCGTGCGCGCAGCTGGGTGAAGGTGAAGCACGAGGACACCGACGAGTTCGTGATCATCGGCCATACCGCGCCGAAGGGATCCCGGGTCGGATTCGGTTCGTTGCTGCTGGCAGCACCGGACAAGGGGGGACTGCGCTATGTAGGCCGCGTCGGCACCGGCTTCGACGATGACAGCCTGCGCGCGCTGAGCGCGGCGTTGCAGCCACTGGCGGTGACCTCGCCGGTGCTGGAGCTGCCCGCGCACGTACCGTTCCGCGCGGCCAGCGTGCGCTGGGTGAAGCCGGTGGCCGTGGCCGAAGTGGCGTTCCGTGGCTGGGGCAAGGAAGGGCTGCTGCGCCAGGCCAGCTTCAAGCGGCTGCGCAGCGACAAGAAGAAGGAGGACCTGGCGATGCGCGAAACGGTTGCCGTCGACAGCGGGGACGTTGCCATCACCCACCCCGAGCGCGTGGTGTTTGCACGGAAGAAGCTCAGCAAGGGTGACGTGGCCGACTACTACCGGCAGATGGCGCGCTGGATCCTGCCGGAAATCGGTGGACGGCCGCTGTCGTTGCTGCGCTGCCCCGATGGCGTCGGCAAGGCCTGCTTCTTCCAGAAGCATCACGGCGCCGGGCTGGGCGACGCGGTGCATGCGGTGCCCCTGCAGCAGAAGAGCGGGCGCGAGGAGTATGTCTTCATCGACGACGCCCGCGGCCTGCTGCAGCTGGTGCAGATGAACACCCTGGAACTGCACCCCTGGGGCGCGACGGTGGCCGACCCGGAGCATCCCGACCGGCTGGTGTTCGATCTCGATCCGGGTGAAGGAGTCAGCTGGGCGCAGGTGAAACGGGGGGCACGTGAAGTGCGCGACCGCCTGCAGGAGGTCGGACTGCAGAGCTTCGTGCGGTTGTCCGGCGGCAAGGGCGTGCACGTGGTGGTGCCGCTGCAGCCGAAGGCGGACTGGAACGAGGCCAAGGCGTTCTGCGAAGCGTTCGCACAGGCCATGGCCGCACAGGCGCCGGACCGCTACGTTGCCACGATGAGCAAGGCCAAGCGCACTGGCGTGATCTTCATCGACTGGCTGCGCAATACCCGTGGCGCCACCAGCGTGTGCTCGTGGTCGCTGCGGGCGCGCGAAAGCGCCGGGGTGGCCGTTCCGCTGCGCTGGGAAGAACTGGCGCGGGTCAGCGCGGCCGATGCGTTCCCGATGGACAAAGCGCTGGCACGCGCAAAGCGCCTGAAGGCCGACCCATGGCAGGGCATCGAGCGGTTGCGGCAGACCCTGCCCACATTGAAGCGGTAGCGCCGGGCCCTGCCCGGCGAGCGCGCAGCGCGGTGGGCGGAAGCCTGCCGGGCGTCAGGCCGACGATACGCTGCGTGACGCGCGGCGGCCGAACCGCCAGCCCAGCAGCAGCTGCACCGGCAGTGACAGCAGCAGGCCGATGACGAACCAGCGCGGGAAGTCGCCGCCGGTCATCCACAGCCCGTACCCGGCGCCGAGCAGCAGCAGCGACCACACCGAAAAGCCGTGGGACCGCGGCCAGCACGGTGCGTAGTACGTGGCAAAGGCAATGGCCGCGATGCCACCCAGCACGGTGAAGGCCAGATCCCAGCCCAGCTGGGCCTCGCTGCCCGGATGCAGGCGCAGCAACGACGGCAACCAGCCGCCGGCACTGGTCACCAGCGCAAGCGCAAGCAGCGCGCCGATGAGGGCGAGCAGGGACAGCAAGACGTTCTTGAGGGGGCTGGGCATGCGCGCATTGTACGGCGCGCCGGCCGCGGGTTCGCGGGCGGACCCGTGACCGGCACGGCCGCCGTATCCGTGGGAGAGGGAAACGGATACGACGGCCCTGCACAGGCGGTCAGGCGGCGAAGTCGAGCACCACGCGGCCCTCGATGGCGCCCGCGCGCATGCGCGCGAACACATCGTTGATGTTTTCCAGGCGGTCGGTGCTGACCGTTGCGGCAACCTTGCCCTCGGCAGCGAACCGCAGTGATTCCTGCAGATCCAGGCGGGTGCCGACGATCGAGCCACGCACGGTGACACCGTTGAGCACCATGCCGAAGATGTCCAGCGGGAAATTGCCCGGTGGCAGCCCGTTGAGCGATACGGTGCCACCGCGGCGCACCATGCCCAGCGCCTGCTCGAAGGCCTTGGGCGAAACCGCGGTGACCAGCGCGCCATGTGCGCCGCCGATTTCCTTCTTCAGCAGCGCGGCCGGATCGGTGGTGCGCGCGTTGACGGTGACCTGCGCTCCCAGCCGCCGCGCCAGCGCCAGCTTGGCCTCGTCCACGTCCACCGCCGCCACGTTCAGGCCCATGGCCCGCGCGTACTGCACCGCCATGTGGCCGAGGCCACCGATACCGGAGATGGCGACCCAGTCACCGGGCCGGGTGTCGGTGACCTTCAGGCCCTTGTAGACGGTCACACCGGCGCACAGCACCGGCGCGATCTCCACGAAGCCCACGTCCTTCGGAAGCAGGCCGACATAGTTGGCATCGGCCAGTGCGTACTCGGCGAAGCCGCCGTTGACCGAGTAGCCGGTGTTGCGCTGCGTCTCGCACAGCGTTTCCCAGCCCCCCAGGCAGTGTTCGCAATGGCCACACGCCGAGTACAACCAGGGGATGCCGACCCTGTCGCCTTCCTTGACGTGCCCTACCCCGCCTCCCACGGCCACGATGTGCCCCACGCCTTCGTGGCCGGGGATGAATGGCGGGTTCGGTTTCACCGGCCAGTCGCCCTCGGCGGCGTGCAGGTCGGTGTGGCAGACGCCACAGGCCTCGATCCTGACCAGCACCTCGCCCGCCCCCGGGCGTGGTACCGCGACTTCCTCGATGACCAGCGGCTTGCCGAACTCGCGCACCACGGCGGCCTTCATGGTTCTGTTCATGCGTGGATCTCCGTAGTGCGCTTGCGTCCAAGGATGGAGCAGGCGCACCGTCGCCGCCTTGATCCCGATCAATCGCGGGCGCAGGGCCGGGCGCAGGCCCACCGTGATTGCGCGGCCCCGCGGTGCAGCACCCCGCGTCGGCCAGCAGCGTGCCGCCCGCGCCCACTGCGGAGCGGGCGCTCAGCCTGCCAGCACGGCCGCTTCGCGGGCCAGGCGCTCGATCGCATCCCAGTCGCGGGTCTGCATCAGTGCTGCGGTGGTCAGCCACGACCCGCCGACGCACAGCACGTTGGGCAGGTGCAGGAACTGGCTGGCGGTCTGTGCGCTGATGCCGCCGGTGGGACAGAACCGCACATCGGCGAACGGGCCATGCCAGGCCGACAGCAGTGCAGCGCCGCCGGCCTGCACTGCCGGGAAGAACTTGAAGGTATCCAGGCCGTGCTCGAGGCCGACGATCAGCTCGGAGCCGGTGGCGACGCCCGGCAGGTACGGCAGGTCGGCATCGCGTGCGGCCGCGTACAGCGTCGGTGTCGCACCGGGCGATACCGCAAAGCGCGCACCGGCGGCCTTGGCGGCCTGCATCTGTGCGGGGGTCAGGACCGTGCCGGCACCCACCACTGCATCGGGCACCGCCGCGACCATCGCCGTGATCGCCTCCAGCGCACGCGGCGTGCGCAGGGTCACCTCGATCACCGGCAGGCCGCCACGGAACAACGCCTGCGCGACCTGCACCGCATCGTCGATGTCATCGGGGGTGAACACCGGAATCACCGGGGCCAGTTTCAGTACCGCACGAACGCGTGGATCAGCGCCGGACATCGAATCGCTCCTCGCCCACCAGGGCCAGTACGTCAGCTTCGCTGACGGGATTGAAATCGCCGGGAATGGAGTGCTTCAGGCCCCCGGCAGCCAGGCCGAAACGCACAGTGGCATCGGCATCGAAGCCGGACAGGATGCCATGCAGGATGCCCGCCGCGAAGGCATCGCCGCCGCCGATGCGGTCGACGATGCCCTGCAGCTGGCGCACCGGCGCCTGCGCGCGGGTGCCATCACGGCCCAGCAGCAACGCGCCGAGCGCATGGTGGTCCACGCTCAGTGCCTGCCGCTGGGTGCAGGCCATCCACTGCAGCTGCGGGAATGCCTGGAACGCGGCCATGGCCGCCGCTTCCACGCGTGCGATCAGCTCGGGCTGTTCGAAGCGCTGGCCAAGCACGACTTCGATATCGCGGTGGTCGGCGAAGACGATGTCGGCCTGGGCAAACAGTTCACGGAGAATCGCCTGCGCGTCGCCGCCCCAGCGCTGCCACAGCCTCGGCCGGAAATTGCCGTCGAACGACACGCGCACGCCGAGCGTGCGTGCGGCGCGCGCTGCCTCCAGCGTCGCCTGCGCGACCTGCGGGCCGAGCGCCGGGCTGACCCCGGACAGGTGCAGCCACTGCGCGCCCTGCAGCAGGGCCGGCCAGTCGTAGTCGGCGGCGGTGCTGTTGGCGAACGCGGAGCCGGCGCGGTCGTAGACCACTTCGCTGGCGCGCTGCACCGCACCGGTGGTGAGGAAATACAGGCCCATGCGGCCGTCCGCATCCTCGCGTACGCCGCGGGTATCGACGCCGTGCCGGCGCAGTTCGGCCAGCGCGTGCGCACCCAGCGCGTTGCCCGCCACGGTGCTGACCATGGCCACCGGATGTCCGAAGCGGGACAGCGAGACACCGACGTTCGCCTCTGCCCCGCCCACGTGTACCTGCAGCTGTGGCGACTGCAGCAGCAGTTCGCGACCGGGCGCCCCCAGCCGCAGCAGCACTTCCCCGAAACACACGACACGACCCATTTCCGCTCCTTCACGCTTGCCGCCGGCATGTGACACTGCTCGGCGAGTTGGGGACCACGCGTGGGGCGTGGCGGTTGACTATCGGTGTCATTCCAGCCGGCACCGGCCTTGCCCGTAGCCTATCAAACTGTTGGAAGCATTGTCCTGCAAGCGTCTTGGAGACATTTCAGATCTGTTGCGGTGCAAGATGCCGGATCGGGAACGTGCTGCTAACGTCCGGCCTGACCAGCGGTGTCATCACGCTGAAACAGCCGCGATACCAGACCTTTGGGAGAGGGAAAGGCATGCATTCTCGGAACCATGGAAAAAAGACACCGGTTACCTTGCTCGCGTTGGCCGTCGGACTGGCGCTGGCAGGCAGCGCTGCCGCCCAGCAGCAGGGTGCCCAGCCGAACGCCACCGAACTGGATACGGTGACCGTCACC from Stenotrophomonas sp. 704A1 includes these protein-coding regions:
- a CDS encoding class 1 fructose-bisphosphatase — protein: MSRTSLTRFLIQQQHAGRINADLRQLIAVVARACTSISIAVSKGALGGVLGEAGTGNVQGEAQKKLDVISNEILLEANAWGGHLAACASEEMDHSQPVPDIYPRGDFLLLFDPLDGSSNIDVNVSVGTIFSVLRCPTNVELPGDDAFLQPGSRQIAAGYCIYGPSTQLVLTVGHGTHAFTLDRETGEFVLTTENMQIPAATQEFAINMSNQRHWEAPMQAYVEDLLAGKDGPRGKNFNMRWIASMVADVHRILTRGGIFIYPWDKKDPSKAGKLRLMYEANPMGLLVEQAGGAAWTGRERITDLQPDHLHQRVPVFLGSREEVAEAVRYHQEHDAKSV
- a CDS encoding amino acid aminotransferase → MSFFANVELVPGDPILGLTEAYNADSRPTKVNLGVGIYYDESGRIPLLRAVKQIEQQLAAEAKPRGYLPIDGLPAYTQATRELVFGKDSPLLAAGRVTTAQTVGGSGALRVGADVLKKLLPHATVALSNPSWENHRAVFSAAGFEVVDYTYFDPTTHGVDFDGMLADLGKLQAGTVVLLHACCHNPTGADLTVSQWKQVAQLLKDKQLFPFIDMAYQGFDKGIEQDGAAVRIIAEAGIDSFIVANSYSKSFSLYGERVGALSMVAPTAADAKAVQSQVKRVIRTIYSSPSTHGAALVAGVLTNPELRAMWEQELTEMRERIHALRQGLVEKLAAAGAPQFGFINEQAGMFSYSGLSREQVERLRDEFGIYAVGTGRICVAALNQNNLEYVAKAVATVAKG
- a CDS encoding TonB-dependent receptor family protein; the protein is MNPAARRNCLLSSALLLSPLAAAGAPAPSTLPTVQVQAARVQGVDPFALPGSLDTVWIDPDRAGPGVQLSEALGGVPGLLARDRQNFAQDTQLSIRGFGARSTFGVRGVRVLIDGVPATMPDGQGQLSHASLLGAERVEVLRGPFSALYGNSSGGVLQVWSAQGQAGDPWRLRVNAGADATVSVGAQLRGAGRGIDYNIAANHFRTDGWRDHSRARRESLNARFGTELGGGRLELLLNALQAPDAQDPLGLTRAQVAADPRQATAVAAQYNTRKSVRQQQAGLRWTRETGAQRWQLMGYAGQRTVTQFLPIPPAPQANPLHAGGVIDLDGGYGGLDARWGWNGDVAGRPLDLVVGINADRQRQHRTGYENVVGSLLGVRGRLRRDQIDVVQNLDQFAQLWWQWSPRWSLLAGVRHSAVRFESDDRYIVGRNPDDSGHRRYQATTPVAGVSFEASPQWRLHAAVGRGFETPTFNELGYRADGQAGLALDLAAARSRNLEVGSKWRAQDGTQLDISLFRADTDNELAVASNSNGRSTYRNIGRTRRQGVELQYRHPLTEQLALQLAWTRLQAQVRSPYLTANAVVAAGTRLPGVPRQQAFARLQWTPGDWQWAVEGSAGSDVVVNDLATDRAPGYAVLNLEAGRRWTLQAGELRAFARIDNALDQRYIGSVIVNDGNGRFFEPGPDRRAGVGLQWSWR
- the ku gene encoding non-homologous end joining protein Ku — protein: MARPIWTGTLSFGLLNVPVSLMSGERKVDLHFRMLDSRDRKPIRFERVNADTGEEVPWKDIVKAYEYDKGSYVVLEDSDIRSAAPESHETVEVETFVDATQIDPRYYEKPYLLVPGKKAEKGYVLLRQTLRSTGKVGIARVVVRTREYLCAVMPNDDALVLMILRYPQELVEPDDYKLPTGSPSDYRITSKETAMAEQLIESMAGDWDPSQYHDEFRERLQQVLNKRIRSKGGTTTVEEEPAPREDATTNVVDFMALLQKSLDANKRTPAKKTAARRAPAKKAAKKTVKKAAKKAAGRTAAKVAKKAPARRRAG
- the ligD gene encoding DNA ligase D; translated protein: MSLHQYRRKRRLGGGSGQTPEPDDAPAHGDPRRRPIFVIQLHHASSRHYDFRLEMDGVLKSWAVPKGPSLRVGEKRLAVEVEDHPLSYAGFEGDIPQGHYGAGHVQVFDHGSWACEGDPLAALAAGKIDFVLHGQRLAGGWKLVRTAMKGRQVQWLLIKRDDDEARDAEADDLLDAAAPAKKSTKKSTKKSAKKAVRASPRTSDARWRARALTLDGARDRPYPQAFKPQLTDHRDSAPDGDRWLHEIKWDGYRLLADLHDGQVKLRSRNGLDWTADFPEVVQAVLALPVGDARLDGELVVLDSNGRSDFAALQRVIDGSSKQPLRYIVFDLPGVAGVDISRAPLHERKALLKALLGDTPGTLAFSEHVIDHGPAVFDASGKAGFEGIVSKQVDAPYVNTRARSWVKVKHEDTDEFVIIGHTAPKGSRVGFGSLLLAAPDKGGLRYVGRVGTGFDDDSLRALSAALQPLAVTSPVLELPAHVPFRAASVRWVKPVAVAEVAFRGWGKEGLLRQASFKRLRSDKKKEDLAMRETVAVDSGDVAITHPERVVFARKKLSKGDVADYYRQMARWILPEIGGRPLSLLRCPDGVGKACFFQKHHGAGLGDAVHAVPLQQKSGREEYVFIDDARGLLQLVQMNTLELHPWGATVADPEHPDRLVFDLDPGEGVSWAQVKRGAREVRDRLQEVGLQSFVRLSGGKGVHVVVPLQPKADWNEAKAFCEAFAQAMAAQAPDRYVATMSKAKRTGVIFIDWLRNTRGATSVCSWSLRARESAGVAVPLRWEELARVSAADAFPMDKALARAKRLKADPWQGIERLRQTLPTLKR